In Zingiber officinale cultivar Zhangliang chromosome 11B, Zo_v1.1, whole genome shotgun sequence, a single window of DNA contains:
- the LOC122033618 gene encoding translation initiation factor eIF-2B subunit beta-like isoform X1 — protein sequence MPDVQALVNDFVLKIKRRKIEGSQATAKHTAELLRQVVSQQRITYTNQAASLIDAVKAVGEQLIEANPVELAIGNIVRRVLHMIREENVSSAMSAVEELALGSDDDEAEHDNRMGLSAAAVAAAARSTLRAPSLQTLLEDIPDSATAPHPPSSGGDSEGKSKSAAESSSRNKKLKHDVIEAINELIQEIDTCHELISAQAVEHIHQNEVILTLGHSRTVKEFLFAANEKKRSFRVFVAEGAPRYQGHVLAKELVGKGLQTTVITDSAVFAMISRVNMVIVGAHAIMANGGVIAPVGINMVALAAQRHAVPFVVLAGSHKLCPLYPHNPELLLNDFKCPSELLDFGEFSDCMDYDGQLGDSPPIRVENPAFDYVAPKLVSLFITDMGGHSPSYVYRLIADYYSAEDLVVRRKSAP from the exons ATGCCGGACGTTCAAGCTCTCGTCAATGATTTCGTGCTCAAGATCAAGAGACG AAAAATTGAGGGTTCTCAAGCTACTGCCAAGCATACGGCGGAGCTGCTGCGGCAGGTCGTCTCGCAGCAACGAATAACTTATACAAATCAGGCCGCTTCTCTTATTGATGCTGTGAAGGCTGTTGGGGAGCAGTTGATTGAAGCAAACCCTGTAG AGCTTGCTATTGGCAACATTGTGAGGCGTGTTCTCCATATGATAAGAGAAGAAAATGTTTCTTCAGCAATGTCTGCAGTGGAAGAATTGGCCTTAGGTAGTGATGATGATGAGGCTGAACATGACAATCGCATGGGATTATCTGCTGCAGCTGTTGCTGCGGCTGCTAGAAGCACCCTTCGTGCTCCTTCTCTGCAAACCCTCCTTGAAGATATCCCTGATTCTGCCACAGCTCCTCATCCTCCTTCTTCAGGGGGAGATTCTGAAGGAAAAAGCAAAT CAGCAGCAGAGAGTAGCTCGAGGAACAAAAAATTGAAGCATGATGTGATCGAGGCTATTAATGAACTGATCCAAGAGATTGATACCTGTCATGAATTAATTTCAGCACAAGCTGTGGAGCATATTCATCAAAA TGAGGTAATACTAACTCTAGGGCATTCAAGAACAGTCAAGGAATTTCTTTTTGCAGCTAATGAGAAAAAAAGGTCTTTTCGTGTATTTGTTGCTGAGGGTGCTCCAAG GTATCAAGGGCATGTTCTTGCTAAAGAGCTGGTTGGAAAAGGATTGCAGACCACTGTTATAACTGATTCTGCTGTTTTTGCCATGATATCGCGTGTAAACATG GTGATAGTTGGAGCTCATGCAATAATGGCAAATGGTGGAGTTATTGCACCTGTCGGCATAAATATGGTCGCACTTGCTGCTCAAAGACACGCTGTCCCATTTGTCGTCCTTGCTGGTAGCCATAAG TTGTGTCCATTATATCCACATAATCCTGAGCTTTTGTTGAATGATTTTAAATGCCCATCTGAATTGCTGGATTTTGGAGAGTTTTCAGACTGCATGGATTATGATGGTCAATTAGGGGATTCTCCTCCTATTCGTGTTGAAAATCCTGCATTTGACTATGTCGCACCAAAGCTTGTCAGCCTTTTCATCACCGATAT GGGAGGACATAGTCCATCTTATGTGTACCGGCTAATTGCAGATTATTACTCGGCTGAGGACCTTGTTGTGCGACGAAAATCAGCACCTTGA
- the LOC122033618 gene encoding translation initiation factor eIF-2B subunit beta-like isoform X2, whose product MPDVQALVNDFVLKIKRRKIEGSQATAKHTAELLRQVVSQQRITYTNQAASLIDAVKAVGEQLIEANPVELAIGNIVRRVLHMIREENVSSAMSAVEELALGSDDDEAEHDNRMGLSAAAVAAAARSTLRAPSLQTLLEDIPDSATAPHPPSSGGDSEGKSKSAESSSRNKKLKHDVIEAINELIQEIDTCHELISAQAVEHIHQNEVILTLGHSRTVKEFLFAANEKKRSFRVFVAEGAPRYQGHVLAKELVGKGLQTTVITDSAVFAMISRVNMVIVGAHAIMANGGVIAPVGINMVALAAQRHAVPFVVLAGSHKLCPLYPHNPELLLNDFKCPSELLDFGEFSDCMDYDGQLGDSPPIRVENPAFDYVAPKLVSLFITDMGGHSPSYVYRLIADYYSAEDLVVRRKSAP is encoded by the exons ATGCCGGACGTTCAAGCTCTCGTCAATGATTTCGTGCTCAAGATCAAGAGACG AAAAATTGAGGGTTCTCAAGCTACTGCCAAGCATACGGCGGAGCTGCTGCGGCAGGTCGTCTCGCAGCAACGAATAACTTATACAAATCAGGCCGCTTCTCTTATTGATGCTGTGAAGGCTGTTGGGGAGCAGTTGATTGAAGCAAACCCTGTAG AGCTTGCTATTGGCAACATTGTGAGGCGTGTTCTCCATATGATAAGAGAAGAAAATGTTTCTTCAGCAATGTCTGCAGTGGAAGAATTGGCCTTAGGTAGTGATGATGATGAGGCTGAACATGACAATCGCATGGGATTATCTGCTGCAGCTGTTGCTGCGGCTGCTAGAAGCACCCTTCGTGCTCCTTCTCTGCAAACCCTCCTTGAAGATATCCCTGATTCTGCCACAGCTCCTCATCCTCCTTCTTCAGGGGGAGATTCTGAAGGAAAAAGCAAAT CAGCAGAGAGTAGCTCGAGGAACAAAAAATTGAAGCATGATGTGATCGAGGCTATTAATGAACTGATCCAAGAGATTGATACCTGTCATGAATTAATTTCAGCACAAGCTGTGGAGCATATTCATCAAAA TGAGGTAATACTAACTCTAGGGCATTCAAGAACAGTCAAGGAATTTCTTTTTGCAGCTAATGAGAAAAAAAGGTCTTTTCGTGTATTTGTTGCTGAGGGTGCTCCAAG GTATCAAGGGCATGTTCTTGCTAAAGAGCTGGTTGGAAAAGGATTGCAGACCACTGTTATAACTGATTCTGCTGTTTTTGCCATGATATCGCGTGTAAACATG GTGATAGTTGGAGCTCATGCAATAATGGCAAATGGTGGAGTTATTGCACCTGTCGGCATAAATATGGTCGCACTTGCTGCTCAAAGACACGCTGTCCCATTTGTCGTCCTTGCTGGTAGCCATAAG TTGTGTCCATTATATCCACATAATCCTGAGCTTTTGTTGAATGATTTTAAATGCCCATCTGAATTGCTGGATTTTGGAGAGTTTTCAGACTGCATGGATTATGATGGTCAATTAGGGGATTCTCCTCCTATTCGTGTTGAAAATCCTGCATTTGACTATGTCGCACCAAAGCTTGTCAGCCTTTTCATCACCGATAT GGGAGGACATAGTCCATCTTATGTGTACCGGCTAATTGCAGATTATTACTCGGCTGAGGACCTTGTTGTGCGACGAAAATCAGCACCTTGA
- the LOC122033617 gene encoding putative E3 ubiquitin-protein ligase LIN-1: MNCHSIELASRDKFVIQTLNRVDSDVKCMIALFKKGLIEAIVLIFLLNPLLETLIEMDIANAVLMAIAKKDDELIKMCMSPMTASILILWKILQEGNGGLSNIVRSIISDRVLDRILLSLEAEMVEERIAATGIVLKCMGEDGRSRKLIAERVQLAPVLESIAIVNDMDRFQIICFLFELAKLSRRLSNEKLLQAIKGGGAFSMMYSPLIYLQTTSMEQSSVVAGLLLQLDLLMEPRKMSIYREEAVDTLITCLKNVDFPSIQLRTAETIFALLGRFSSSGRPLARALLLKHAGIRKGYRALIETEQTGQAPEGSEHNLVAAIVLLTNCYWEEEKAAEAWERKMAFALVSHEFGLLFEALSDGLKTRNLELSSSCLVLATWLSYMLSLLPDTGVRGAAQVCLMKQFITILKSARYTDEKALSMLALRSFMHDQGILYFTGI, encoded by the exons ATGAATTGTCACTCAATCGAGCTGGCTTCAAGAGATAAATTTGTTATTCAAACACTTAACAGGGTTGACTCTGATGTGAAATGCATGATTGCACTATTCAAGAAGGGTTTGATAGAGGCAATAGTTTTGATATTTCTGTTAAATCCTCTATTGGAAACCCTTATTGAGATGGATATTGCTAATGCTGTTCTAATGGCTATTGCAAAGAAAGATGATGAATTAATCAAGATGTGTATGAGCCCCATGACCGCTTCAATTCTTATCTTATGGAAAATCTTACAAGAAGGCAATGGTGGTTTATCCAACATTGTTCGCTCAATTATATCAGATAGAGTACTTGACAGAATATTGCTGAGCTTGGAAGCCGAGATGGTGGAGGAAAGGATTGCAGCTACTGGGATTGTGCTAAAATGCATGGGAGAAGATGGCCGTTCTAGGAAACTAATTGCTGAGAGAGTACAACTGGCACCAGTTCTGGAAAGCATTGCCATTGTGAATGATATGGACCGCTTTCAGATTATTTGCTTTCTTTTCGAGTTAGCTAAGCTCAGCAG GAGATTGTCCAACGAGAAGCTTCTTCAAGCTATAAAAGGTGGAGGTGCTTTTAGTATGATGTATTCACCCCTCATCTACCTTCAAACTACGTCAATGGAACAATCCTCTGTTGTTGCTGGTCTTCTTCTCCAGCTAGATCTTCTG ATGGAGCCAAGAAAGATGAGTATATACCGTGAAGAAGCTGTAGACACACTTATCACATGCCTCAAAAATGTGGATTTTCCTAGCATTCAATTGAGAACTGCTGAGACAATCTTTGCTCTCTTAGGAAGATTTTCATCCTCTGGAAGGCCTCTTGCTCGAGCTCTTCTTTTAAAGCATGCTGGAATAAGAAAAGGCTACCGAGCACTAATAGAAACTGAGCAGACTGGCCAAGCTCCTGAAGGATCTGAGCACAATCTGGTTGCAGCTATAGTCCTCCTCACAAATTGCTATTGG GAAGAGGAAAAGGCTGCTGAAGCTTGGGAAAGGAAAATGGCCTTTGCTTTAGTGAGTCATGAATTTGGGCTTCTCTTTGAAGCTTTATCTGATGGTTTGAAGACCAGAAATCTTGAGTTGTCCTCCTCTTGTCTTGTCTTGGCAACCTGGCTCAGTTATATGCTCTCCCTACTCCCTGATACTGGGGTAAGAGGGGCTGCACAAGTCTGCTTGATGAAACAATTTATCACAATTTTGAAGTCCGCAAGGTATACTGATGAAAAAGCACTTTCAATGCTTGCCCTCAGAAGTTTCATGCATGATCAAGGTATTTTATATTTTACAGGGATTTGA